The nucleotide sequence AAGAATACACCCCGACTATACTGAGGCAGAAAGCCTTAAATCCATTGAATCTGAGATACTAGAAATGGATGGAGTTTTTGAGGTGGAGTACAAAGAGAATTTGATCACGCAGATAAACAAGAATGTAAGGAACATCAGTGCTATACTTTTGTGTTTTTCTTTTATCCTGGTGCTTTCATCAGTTTTATTGATCAATAACACCATTAAACTGGCCTTGTACTCACAGCGCTTCTTGATCAGAAGTATGCAGCTGGTAGGAGCAAGAATGGGCTTTATAAGATGGCCATTCTTAAAACATGCACTTTTACATGGTCTGATCAGCGGCATGGTAGCCGTTTTAATGTTGTCGACTTTGCTGTACATTGCGTACAAAGAAATACCTGATATGCAGATTCTCCGGGACAATTATTTGATATTAGCTGTCTACGGCAAGTTACTGGTCATCGGAATGCTTATCGGATTCTTCAGTACGCTGCGGTCAATAAATAAGTATTTAAATATGTCTTTAGACGAATTATATTAAAATGAATAATATGGACGATAAAAAAAACCTGGCGTTTAAAAAGATCAACTACGTTATCATGCTAGTAGGGATAGGTTTCCTTGCTTTAGGTTTTATAGTTATGGCATCTGACGGCGAAGAGTTTGGTTTTGGCGCAGCAGGCTTGACCATAGGCCCAATTATTGTACTTTTTGGCTTTATAGTGGAGCTATTTGCAATAATGTACCAACCTAAGAATAAACAATAGGACTTGACTCGCACACATTTGTCCTTTTTTATGATAAGAAAAACACTCCTCCAAAGGAGTTAATCTACGGTGGACAAAAGCGTGTTGTATAGAAAATGAATATAAATACAGATTTTGAAAGCGGGCAGGTTTTATTGATAGACAAACCTTATAAGTGGACATCTTTCGATGTAGTAAAAAAACTCCGCAACCAATTAAAAGTAAAAAAAATAGGACATGCAGGCACTTTAGACCCTTTGGCAACGGGCTTATTGGTGCTTTGCACAGGAAAATTCACAAAAAGAATTGAAAGTTTTCAAGCACAGGAAAAAGAGTATGTTTGCAGGATGCTCTTAGGGAAATCCACGCCTTCATTTGACCTTGAAACACCATTTGACTGTGAATATGACATTTCTGCAATAACCGAAAGTATGATCAAGGCAAACCTTGTAAACTTTCTAGGTACTCAATGGCAAATACCACCTGTATTTTCAGCAGTTAAGGTTAACGGTGTCAGGTCGTATGAAAAAGCACGTCGTGGAGAAGATGTCGCTGTCAGACCTCGTTCTATATTTATCCGAGAGCTGGAAATTACAGATATTAGCCTGCCCGAAATTACTTTTAGGCTTGTATGTTCAAAAGGAACATATGTAAGGAGCTTGGTTAGGGATTTTGCCAAAGCGTTAGGTACTGGAGGATGTATGTTGGACTTAAGAAGAACACGAATCGGTGGGTTTAATGTAGCCAGTGCCTATAAACCAGAAGACTTCATAAAGATTGTCAAAAATGAAATTATATAAAGGCACAGATGAATTTCAAAAACTGCCTTTTGCAGTAGTTACCGGAGGAACTTTTGATGGTGTCCACAAAGGCCATCAAAAAATCTTGCGCCGGCTAAATACTATTGCCCAACAAGAACATGGAGAAAGTGTGGTCATAACTTACTGGCCGGTACCGAGAATGGTATTGAAGCCAGATGATGATATACAAATCTTAACTACTCCTGAAGAAAAGATACAGCTTATAGAGGACGCAGGCATTGACCACCTGATCATGATCCCTTTCAGCAAAGAGTTTGCCGCCATTTCATCTTATGACTTTGTCAGAGGAATACTTGCCGATAAAATTGGAACGAAAAAACTTGTAATAGGCTACGACCACCGGTTTGGCAAAAACAGGGAAGGAGGATTTGAGTATCTAAAGGCAAACGAATCCGCTTTTGGATTTGAGGTGGAAGAGATTCCGAGGGAAGATATCAATAACAACACCATTAGTTCTACTTTTATTAGGGAGTCTATCCTTAAAGGCGATGTAGCCAACGTAGTGCCTTACCTAGGAAGAAACTATTCGATTTCCGGGAAAGTGGTTCATGGAAATAAACTGGGTCGTACCATCGGCTATCCGACTGCCAATGTAGTAACCAACTACCCAGAAAAACTGATACCTGGAAATGGTATTTATGCTGTAAAAGTTAAAGTAAAAAACAATGTTCATGATGGAATGATGAGCATTGGCATCAGACCTACTGTAGGTGGCACTAAACGTACGGTAGAGGTCAACATTTTTGATTTTAATGAAGACATTTATGGAGAAGCCATAGAAGTCTACTTTTATGAATACTTACGACCTGAACTTAAGTTTGATTCTCTTGAAGAGCTAGTTAAAGCCATTGACCAAGACAAAGAAAATACCCTGAAATATTTTAATAAGTTCTCGCATACCAATTAATTTTTTTCCGTTTATTTGGCAGAAAATTCACCAAAATGAAAAGGTTTTATTTGCTGCTCCTGCTGCTTTCTTCAACGGTCATGGTTACCTGCAAGAAGAAGCCCAACATCTTTACCATTGAAGATGATATAAATTTTGGCAAACAAGTAAGGGACTTTATAGAAAACCCAGATTCTTCTGGAATGATTGTTTTAAAACCAGAAGACTACCCGTTTGCCTACGACTACCTCTTTAGCATTAGAGACTATATATTGAACTCAGGGAAAGTGCGGTATAAAGATCGTTTTGAATGGCATATGCGCATCATCCATGACGACAACACGCTAAATGCTTTTGCCGCACCCGGAGGGTATATTTACATTTACACAGGCCTGATCAAATACTTAGAACATGAAGACCATTTTGCAGGTATTCTCGGCCATGAAATCGCCCATTCTGACCGAAGACATTCCACCAACCGCTTAAGCGAAGTGTATGGGTGGAATTTACTGTTTGATGTTGTTTTTGGCAAAGACCCTTCTGCTGTAAGAAATATAACCCAGGGTTTGATGAACTTAGGCTTTAGCAGGGCCAATGAAAATGATGCCGATGCATATTCTGTAAAATACCTTTGTCAAGAACCTGCCAGGTATGAATCTGATGGGGCAGCGGGCTTTTTCCAGAAACTAATTGACGAAGGCCAAGGAGGTAAAGGGTGGGCTTTCCTAAGTACCCACCCTTCAGGAGAAAACCGGGTCAAAAACATTACAGAAAAAGCCGTTTCCCTTTCTTGTGATACGGATCTGAAAAGCCCTCAAAGTTGGAGAGACTTCAGAAACAGTCTTCCTTAGTTTAGGGCGCTGAAAAACGTCCAAAATATTGATCTGTTTATAATTGTATAAAAATTAGGAGATGTAGGTGCAAGGTTTTTCGGCCACACACACTTGTGGCTTTTTCAGCAGTCCCTAGTTTAAGCTAAAATTGATATAAACAGGGAAATGGTCGCTAAAACCACCTTGATACTTATTGCCAGCATAGGTTCTAAAAGGTCCTTTTGAAGGGTCTTTTTTATGGTATAGCCATTCAGGATTATAAATATCGGCATGTCCATTTCCAGGTTGAAAGTTCAAACCACTTTTCTCTACATCTAACATGGAGGTCGATAAAATAATCTGGTCAAGCATAAACCAATTTCTTCTGTAGGTGCTAGTCCCTCTCCCCTCTTTGGCCAAGGCATAATAAGGATTAAACAATCTGCCTTCTTGATCTTTAGAAGCCCCTAGCACATGTAAAATACTGGTATCTGCCGGCTCATCATTAAAATCGCCCATGATTAGATAATCAGCATTTGGAAATTGCTGGTAAAGGGAATCTTTAAGGCTTTTGACAATTTCAGCAACAGTGACCCTTTTTACTTCAGTCGCTTCTTTCCCCCCAATCCTAGATGGCCAGTGGTTTACAAATACAAATATGCTATCCATGCCCACTACTCCCCCTACCACCAAAATATCTCTTGTGCGCATGCGTGTTTTCACAAAATCCTTAACAGCATAGGCATTTGAGTAAAAGGGCTTAAAGGCATCCTTTTTATAAATCAGCCCCACATCTATACCTCTTACATCCGGCGAGTCATAATGAACAATATCATAGTTGTACTCGCTGAGCAACTCTGTTCCAATGAGATCTTCCATCACTTGGAGGTTTTCCACCTCACATATCCCCATTATTTCAGGCCCATCGTCATCTCCTAATTGGTAAATTACTTTGCTCAAGTCGTCCAGTTTCTTCTGATACTTCTCTTCAGTCCACTTTTTGCTGCCATCGGGAAGAAATTGGTTATCGTTGGTGTGGGGATCGTCATAAATATCAAACAAATTCTCTAAGTTATAAAAGGCAACCGTATAAACATCTCTAGGTTGCAGAGGTTCATAAACCTCTTCATTTTGAACAATATTTGCCTCAATTATATCATTAGCACCACCCTCTTCATAAAAAATAATGGCCAAAATGGTGCCTAGGCTTATTAATAAAGCCAAAAACAGAAGAAAATTTCTCATATTTTCAATTAATACTTATCGAAAGTAAAATAATTTTTAATTTTATATTTTCAAATCAATTACTAAGCCACATGAAAAAATCAGAGATAAAATTTGAAATAGATCTAGACGAGAAAAATATACCCGAAAAGATTTATTGGGACGCGACCGATAGCCCTTCAGGTAAACTAACGGAAACCAAAGCACTTTCTGTATCTCTATGGGATCCTAAGCAAAAAAACACCATGCGCATAGATTTATGGGCAAAAGATATGACAGTAGATGAAATGAAGCAGTTCTGCATTGAGACTTTGGGCGGGATGGCAGATACCATCAAAAATTCTACTGGTGATGAAGTAATGTCAGATGAAATTAAAAGCCTCTGCACGAAACTTGTCAAACATGTACAAGAGGAAAGTAAAAAATAATAGGGCTATCCATAGATATCTTATGTTTTTATTAGCTTACATATGCTCGCTCAGTTACTTTTTGCCTCGCCGGCAGGGCCTTACTTTTTTTCTTAGACAAAAAAAGTAAGCAAAAAAGTCAAGGCCCTGAAATTTGCTAAACTTTATAACCATTACGCTATCCCGATAGCTATCGGGATGAAACTCACCCTCCTTGCGTCGGGCTCAAACAGCAAATTTTTTGGCCGCTCCATGGTTATAAAGTTCTTAACGCAATTTCATCAATGGCCGCCTAATTTTCTAACAACGGCGCCTACCTCCATTTTAAGCAGGACGTAAAAAGAATTTTATCATACAAAAAACTTATTACTTCCTAGAGACTTAAATGGACAATCATAAAAATAAAAGAGGGATGCTTTTGCATCCCCCTTATAGAACAAACATCAAATTAACCACTTATAAACTAAACCTAACTTAATCAACCTTACCTAACCTTAATGTTTTTTATATCTTTATTAAAACAACAAGGTCATTTGTAAAATTGTTTATACTTCTTAGCATTCACCCATAAAATACTCGTAATTAAAGAGTAAGCCTATTGTTTTTAATAAACTTCAGTGCTATCTTTCATAGCTTTGGCATAATCTTCATTGTCAAACCCTTCTTCAGGCAAGGGGTAAGAAAACGAGTTTTTTCTGGTTCTTAACGATATTCCTTCCTCATCTTCGCGCTTCACCTCGTCTTTCTCTTCACCAGCATTTTTGTCGCTGTCTTTCCTTGCTTTCAGGTTTGGTTTTTTATTCTTTGTGCTATCTTTCACACAAGCATCGGCGTAATGCAAATTGTCAAGCGTATCGGCTGAAAACTCGTTACCTTCTAATTCAGATTTTTTATAAAAGTCAAGATTGGCCCACTCTGACCTATACCTGATCTTTTGATAAACCTGATACTGGTCTTTGGTTAGCACCTTTTTCATAGCTTCCTCTCTAGAATGCTGTATCTGGTCATACACTTCGGCAACTTCTGTTCCTGAAAGCCCTTGACAAGCATTCTTAAGCTCTTTTCCGTGCGTATAATTGATTGATATTATTTCCTGAACTTGATTGTCTGAAAGATTAAGCTCCTGCTTTAAAAACATTGCCTGTTTTTCCGCTTTCTCCCGTGCCAATTTTGAAGAATCTATTTTGGCCTTATTATCTTGTGCATTTATGGTAAAACATGCAAAAAAAGCAAACACTAACGATGCTACTACTCTCATATCCAACTTCTCCTTTCCTTCCCTAAACTTTCTTCTTTATTAAGAAAACTTGCTCAAAAGATTATTGTTACCCACACTGCATAAAAAAAGCCACACCTAAGTGTGGCATTCTTTAAATATCTTCCTCAAATTGTTCATCCAGTGGATCTTCAAGCTCCATTTCGTATTCGAAATTTGGATCTGGCTCTACCTTAGGACACCTGACAGTAGCCGGACACTGCTCTGGATCTGGCTCTATTTCCATATCTTCAGGATCGTCATAAATTAACTTAGGATTGTCCTGAGAATATTTAGGAACGAGATTTTCAGGTTGCTCATTGTCTGGATAACTTAAATAGTTTAAGTCAACCGGCCCCTGTACATAAGCATTAATTTCCTGATCTATGTCAAATGCACGGTTTCCCCCTGGATGCCTCAGATGCTCTATATCTTCAAGAAATTGTGCATCCGCTTTATTCATAAATAATAAAGCAAATATTGCAGCCGTAAAAAGTTTAAACATTCTACTCATACCCTACCCCACTTTCTGTTATACACTTTTATAAAAAAACGGCTTACCTTGCCAAAAGGTTTATTGCAGACCAGATAGATTATCTTGGTATGCGTGCAATATTATTCAGCAGAAAGCTCCTTAGCTCTCTTCTCAGCAGCTTTTACAGCCTCATTGATACCTTCGCCAACCTTGCGTTCGATTAATTTGTCAAGAGCGGCTTGTGTAGTTCCGCCTCTAGAAGCAACTGAAGCTATAAGGTCATCAATAGATGATTTGTTATTGTTCAATATTTGGAACGACCCCAACATCGTCTGTTTCACCAACATTGCGGCAATAGCTGGATCTAAGCCCATTTCTTTACCTGCCTCAATCATGTGTTTAGCAATGTAGAAGAAGTAAGCAGGGCCACTGCCACTGATACCAGTAACTGCGTCCAACATAGCTTCATCTTTCATGAAAATAGACTTTCCGGTAGTTTCCAGTAAAGTATCTACCTCACTGATATTTTCATAAGAAGAATCTTTGTTGATGGCAAATGCAGTAATACCAAAACCAAGCTGGGCAGGAGTATTTGGCATTGCACGTGCAATTTTATCATGTCCGAGATGCTTAGACATTGTCGCGATTGTTACACCGGCCATAACCGAAATAACCAACTGCTCTTTTTTAAGAATAGGCTTAAGCTCCTCGGCAACTTTTTTGAAATCTTGAGGCTTAGTGGCCAGGATTAAGATATTATAATCACCTAGACCTGGTTCAATTTTATCTGTTATGGTTGCCAAACCGTCCTTCTCCAATTCAGCTCTTCTCTCACTGAACCTTTCAATAATTAAAAGGTTTTCTTTTTCTACAATGTTGCTTCTTACAAATGCCTTAGCATAAGTATAACCCATGTTTCCTCCACCCAATACGGCAATTTTCATAATAGTAATTAATTTTTAAACTTATAAAATATAAAAATTTATGATCTTTGAAGCACCTCTTCCAGAGATGCTGTTGCAGCTTTTACAATCTCACTGGCATGCTCTTCGGTAATAGATGCAGAAATAAACAAGGCTTCAAACTGCGAAGGGGCAAGATAAACGCCACGCTTCAACATTGCACGGAAATAACTTCCAAACAACCCTGCATCAGCCGCTTTTGCATCTGCGAAATTATTTACTGGACTTTCAGTAAAGAACAAAGTAAACATCGACCCGATATGGTTGATCGTATAATTAAGCCCCATACCTGCCAGCGACTGCCTAAGTCCAGACACTATTTTACCTGTCATTTGATTTAAACCTTCATAAACAGAAGGGTTTTCATTGAGGTAATTAAGCACAGCAAGACCAGCAGCCATAGAAACCGGGTTACCAGAAAGCGTTCCGGCTTGATATACAGGCCCTGCTGGAGATACATAGTCCATGATTTCTTTTTTGCCCCCATAGGCACCTACAGGCATACCGCCACCTATGATTTTACCGAGTGTAGTTAAATCAGGTGTTACACCAAGCACTTTTTGAGCACCACCAGCCGATAACCTAAAACCGGTCATTACCTCGTCAAAGATAAGAATAATTCCCTCTTTGTCGCAAATATCACGTAAACCTTGAAGGTAACCGTCGTGAGGAAGCACACACCCCATATTGCCTGCCACCGGTTCAATGATGATGGCAGCGATTTCTCCTTCATTGGCAGAAATAATCTTTTCAACAGCAGCAAGGTCGTTATAAGGAGCAGTAAGCGTATCATTGGCTGTTCCCTTTGTCACCCCAGGACTGTCTGGGTAACCCATTGTAACAGCACCGCTTCCAGCCGAGATAAGAAAAGAATCACCATGTCCGTGGTAACAGCCTTCAAACTTAATGATTTTTTCGCGTCCTGTAAATCCTCTAGCCACACGTATAGCAGCCATGGTAGCCTCTGTACCAGAGTTTACCATCCTTACTTTATCTATTGAAGGCACCATAGAAGTAATCAGCTCTGCAATTTCTACTTCTTTTCTACCAGGAGCACCAAAAGACAAAGAATCTTTAATGGCATCACTTACCGCTTTTTCCACAAGTTCATGCGCATGACCAAGTATCATTGGCCCCCATGAATTTATAAGCTCAATAAACTTATTGCCATCCTCATCAAATAAGTATGCGCCTTTGGCATTTTTGATAAAAATAGGATCTCCCCCTACGGCTTTAAAAGCTCTTACTGGAGAGTTGACCCCTCCTGGAATTACTGACTTGGCCCTTTCAAAAAGACTTCGACTTATTTCGCTATTCATCTTTTTCTTTTAGTTTTTTTGTCTTCAGAAACTTCTGGTGAAGGTAATGGCTTTTTGACAGAAGTTACAGGCCCGAGGAAAGAATTTTGAAACTTTATCAACGGCACTACTTGATTGCTATTAGAACAGGAGAAATCTACAGCCCCCATCACTTTTCCGTCAGTACGACCACATTTCTGAAGATCTTCATTGAACATATTACCGTATTTTCCAAGATAGTTGCCAAAAGCGGACATTAGCTCATATCCCTGAAATGCATAAGAAGAAGGATATATGTCCATTTTTTTGACATACGCTTTCTTAAACTTTTTCACCTTTTTACTGCCATAATCCATATACTCTGGCATTATAAAGTGCACTTGCCTTCTCTCAAGCTGATCAAAAGACATGAGTTGTACATTTAGCCACTCTGCATAGCCAATAACTGGTATGTCCATCCTTAACACATCGAGAGAACTGACCACAGTAGCCGCTACAATCTGTTCTGACGATGGGACGAACAAATGGCTTACTTTGGTCATGAGCAATGAATCGCCGAGCAATTCTTTGATATCTTTTACACTACTTTTCTTAACCTTTCTAAAAGCCGCAATCTCATAATCCATTCTTTCAATGGTATCGCGATAGGCATGTGCAAGCAGAGAGTCCTTAACAGATTCACCATATAAAATAATAGCATTGTTACGGGCAGTATCCGCTTTGCCTACATAACCTGCTATTTTAAAAGCTTGGGTTTCTACAGACGGTTGAAAAAGGTATACGTAGTTGTTGTTTTCTATAAGACTGTTGCTGTTTGCAAAAGGATTGACTACATTGATTTGGTTCTTCCATGCAAATTCAGCCAATATCTCATTATGAGAAGAGTAAACAGGGCCTACAATCAGGTCCATCTTCTTCATTTCAGGCTTATCAAGCAAGGCTGAAAACTTAGCAGTATCTTTATCGGTATCATAAGCGTGAAGCTTTATATTGACGCCTTGTTCTTTTAATGAGTCAACAGCAATGCGCATCCCTTCGTACATATCTAAAACAAACTGGTTGGGACGGCCAGATTTTTCAGGGTCAAGATTCTTAACCATAAAAGGGAACAGCACTGCTACATTGTATACATCTTTCTTTTCAGAAACTTTTTTGGGTCTTGCTATTATGGAACGGTCCAACTTAAACTCCTGCATAAGGTATTCCCTAAGCATATACTCTTTTTCGCCTATGAAAGGCCCTGAAAGTCTTTCTACCAACACAACAGCCAAAGAAAGCTCCTCGTCGTACTTTCTTTGCAGGTCGATCAAGGTATCTAAAGACTTAACTTTTCTAAAGTAGTAAGTCTTCATATTTTCCAGGTCAGGACGCATTTGCTTAGAGCTAGCAGCTTTTTCTGCAAACTCCATTGCCTGATGCAATTTTCCTTGCTCAAAAGCTGTATTAGCCAGCAAGTAATATGCTTCATTGCGCTTGTTCCAGTTAGGATACCTTGTAGTTAACTGAAGCAGCATCTGACGTGCCTCGTCATATTGCTTGCTTTTAAAAGCAGACAGAGCATAGAAGTAATGCGCATACTCGGTATACTTATTACCATCTGCCGGAGAAGTCAAAGGCTTGAGCAGTTCCATGGCAAGAGTATACTTCCCTTCCTCATAGAGGTTTTTGCCATGCAAGTACTTTTCTCCATATTCGTCCTGTGCGTTTACCGTCGTGACCGATAACACAACAGAGAAAAGCAGCGGTAAAAAGAATTTCAGTTTTTTCATAATACTTTTATTCCCATTCAATGGTAGCAGGTGGTTTAGAACTGATATCGTAAACGACCCTGTTCACACCTTTTACCTTATTAATTATTTCATTAGAGACATCAGCAAGGAACTCGTATGGCAAATGCGCCCAATCTGCCGTCATACCGTCCAGACTGGTCACCGCTCTTAAAGCGACAGCATTTTCATAAGTTCTTTCGTCTCCCATTACACCTACCGATTGCACCGGTAGCAATATTGCACCTGCTTGCCAAACCTCATCATATAGGTTGCTTTTTTTCAAGCCATTGATAAATATAGCATCAACTTCCTGTAAAATGGCAACTTTCTCCCTGGTTATGTCCCCTAAAATACGAATTGCGAGACCTGGCCCTGGGAAAGGGTGGCGTTGAATGATTTTTTCATCTATTTCCAAGGTTTTCCCAACCACCCTTACTTCATCCTTGAACAAAGTATTGAGAGGTTCTAAAACCTTAAGTTTCATAAAATCAGGCAAACCTCCAACATTATGGTGCGATTTTATAGTCGCTGAAGGTCCTTTTACTGATACAGACTCGATAACATCAGGGTAAATAGTCCCTTGTCCCAACCAGCTAACGTCCGATATTTTATGGGCTTCGTCATCAAAAACTTCTATAAATGTACGACCAATTGCCTTACGTTTCAACTCCGGGTCTGTCAAACCTTCCAGAGCTGTATAAAAACGCTCTTTTGCATCAACACCAATAACATTCAGTCCCATGCTCTTATAAGACTCAAGCACCTCTTCATATTCGTTTTTCCTAAGCAAGCCATTGTCTACAAATATACAAGTCAGGCGATCTCCTATTGCTTTATGGATAAGTACCGCAGCTACAGAAGAATCAACACCTCCCGAAAGTCCCATTACCACCTTGTCATTTCCGGTAAGGTTCTTAATCCAGTTTACAGTGGAGTCGATAAACACATCCGACGTCCAATCCTGTGAACACCCACAAATATTAACGATAAAGTTTCGTAGAATAGTCTTTCCTTCTACAGAATGCGTAACTTCTGGATGGAATTGAATTCCATAGGTAGGTTCATTTTTCACCTTATATGCGGCCACAGAAACCGTTTCAGTGCTGGCAAGAATTTCAAAATCGTCAGAAAGTCCTGAAATAGTATCGCCATGAGACATCCATACCTGTGAATATGGGGTCATTTCCTTCATAAGCAAATCTGTGGTATGGATATGCTGAAGCCTGGCCCTACCGTACTCCCTGATTTTTGACGGCATTACTTCATTGCCTGCTTTATGGGCGATAAACTGTGCGCCATAGCAAATGCCTAACAATGGCAATTTACCCTTTACCCCTTCAAGGTCTACATAAGGGGCATCTTGTTCCCTTACAGAACATGGGCTTCCTGAGAGTATAACACCTTTTATTGTGCCATCTATTTCTGGCATTTTATTATATGGGTGTATTTCACAATAAACATTAAGTTCTCTGACCCGGCGAGCTATCAACTGGGTATATTGCGAACCAAAATCTAGAATTAAAACTTTTTCTGTCATGCCCGCAAAAATAACACACCTTAGCAGGTTTTACTAATGTTTTTTTAAGAGACATTAATAAGCCCCCCTTAAGTTCCCTGTTTTTATTAAATTTTAGATACCAGAAACCACCAATAAAACAGAACCCGAACCAATCCTATAAAATAAAAAAGTCCCGGAAAGCTCATTCCAGGACTTTTTTATTATATTTTAAATACTCGACAAAAACCGCTACAAAAAGCAGATTAACTATTTCTTTACATCAAGGATATTTAGCAATTAAGCAGGCACTGTTGACTTAAGTTCGCCCACCACCTTTGTTAAACTAACTTTGGCATCACCAAAGAGCATAAGGCAGTTGTCGCTACCAAACAGTTCATTCTCAATACCTGCGTAACCAGAAGCCATACTTCTTTTAGAAACGATAACTGTGCGTGCCTTTTCGACATTTAGCACAG is from Cytophagaceae bacterium ABcell3 and encodes:
- a CDS encoding permease-like cell division protein FtsX yields the protein MTAGNPNIKKRKKKKLGSYPYPTVIFSISMALFVMGLFSLLLIHADKLSTIVKEKFEIHVYLQNNLAETRLITLQKLLSEQPYIQKKENTPLIHYISQEEAAEKFIAETGEDFSKILGNNPLHPSFSIRIHPDYTEAESLKSIESEILEMDGVFEVEYKENLITQINKNVRNISAILLCFSFILVLSSVLLINNTIKLALYSQRFLIRSMQLVGARMGFIRWPFLKHALLHGLISGMVAVLMLSTLLYIAYKEIPDMQILRDNYLILAVYGKLLVIGMLIGFFSTLRSINKYLNMSLDELY
- a CDS encoding DUF3098 domain-containing protein — encoded protein: MDDKKNLAFKKINYVIMLVGIGFLALGFIVMASDGEEFGFGAAGLTIGPIIVLFGFIVELFAIMYQPKNKQ
- the truB gene encoding tRNA pseudouridine(55) synthase TruB, producing the protein MNINTDFESGQVLLIDKPYKWTSFDVVKKLRNQLKVKKIGHAGTLDPLATGLLVLCTGKFTKRIESFQAQEKEYVCRMLLGKSTPSFDLETPFDCEYDISAITESMIKANLVNFLGTQWQIPPVFSAVKVNGVRSYEKARRGEDVAVRPRSIFIRELEITDISLPEITFRLVCSKGTYVRSLVRDFAKALGTGGCMLDLRRTRIGGFNVASAYKPEDFIKIVKNEII
- a CDS encoding bifunctional riboflavin kinase/FAD synthetase; the protein is MKLYKGTDEFQKLPFAVVTGGTFDGVHKGHQKILRRLNTIAQQEHGESVVITYWPVPRMVLKPDDDIQILTTPEEKIQLIEDAGIDHLIMIPFSKEFAAISSYDFVRGILADKIGTKKLVIGYDHRFGKNREGGFEYLKANESAFGFEVEEIPREDINNNTISSTFIRESILKGDVANVVPYLGRNYSISGKVVHGNKLGRTIGYPTANVVTNYPEKLIPGNGIYAVKVKVKNNVHDGMMSIGIRPTVGGTKRTVEVNIFDFNEDIYGEAIEVYFYEYLRPELKFDSLEELVKAIDQDKENTLKYFNKFSHTN
- a CDS encoding M48 family metalloprotease translates to MKRFYLLLLLLSSTVMVTCKKKPNIFTIEDDINFGKQVRDFIENPDSSGMIVLKPEDYPFAYDYLFSIRDYILNSGKVRYKDRFEWHMRIIHDDNTLNAFAAPGGYIYIYTGLIKYLEHEDHFAGILGHEIAHSDRRHSTNRLSEVYGWNLLFDVVFGKDPSAVRNITQGLMNLGFSRANENDADAYSVKYLCQEPARYESDGAAGFFQKLIDEGQGGKGWAFLSTHPSGENRVKNITEKAVSLSCDTDLKSPQSWRDFRNSLP
- the gldC gene encoding gliding motility protein GldC → MKKSEIKFEIDLDEKNIPEKIYWDATDSPSGKLTETKALSVSLWDPKQKNTMRIDLWAKDMTVDEMKQFCIETLGGMADTIKNSTGDEVMSDEIKSLCTKLVKHVQEESKK
- the proC gene encoding pyrroline-5-carboxylate reductase; the protein is MKIAVLGGGNMGYTYAKAFVRSNIVEKENLLIIERFSERRAELEKDGLATITDKIEPGLGDYNILILATKPQDFKKVAEELKPILKKEQLVISVMAGVTIATMSKHLGHDKIARAMPNTPAQLGFGITAFAINKDSSYENISEVDTLLETTGKSIFMKDEAMLDAVTGISGSGPAYFFYIAKHMIEAGKEMGLDPAIAAMLVKQTMLGSFQILNNNKSSIDDLIASVASRGGTTQAALDKLIERKVGEGINEAVKAAEKRAKELSAE
- the hemL gene encoding glutamate-1-semialdehyde 2,1-aminomutase codes for the protein MNSEISRSLFERAKSVIPGGVNSPVRAFKAVGGDPIFIKNAKGAYLFDEDGNKFIELINSWGPMILGHAHELVEKAVSDAIKDSLSFGAPGRKEVEIAELITSMVPSIDKVRMVNSGTEATMAAIRVARGFTGREKIIKFEGCYHGHGDSFLISAGSGAVTMGYPDSPGVTKGTANDTLTAPYNDLAAVEKIISANEGEIAAIIIEPVAGNMGCVLPHDGYLQGLRDICDKEGIILIFDEVMTGFRLSAGGAQKVLGVTPDLTTLGKIIGGGMPVGAYGGKKEIMDYVSPAGPVYQAGTLSGNPVSMAAGLAVLNYLNENPSVYEGLNQMTGKIVSGLRQSLAGMGLNYTINHIGSMFTLFFTESPVNNFADAKAADAGLFGSYFRAMLKRGVYLAPSQFEALFISASITEEHASEIVKAATASLEEVLQRS
- a CDS encoding ABC transporter substrate-binding protein; translated protein: MKKLKFFLPLLFSVVLSVTTVNAQDEYGEKYLHGKNLYEEGKYTLAMELLKPLTSPADGNKYTEYAHYFYALSAFKSKQYDEARQMLLQLTTRYPNWNKRNEAYYLLANTAFEQGKLHQAMEFAEKAASSKQMRPDLENMKTYYFRKVKSLDTLIDLQRKYDEELSLAVVLVERLSGPFIGEKEYMLREYLMQEFKLDRSIIARPKKVSEKKDVYNVAVLFPFMVKNLDPEKSGRPNQFVLDMYEGMRIAVDSLKEQGVNIKLHAYDTDKDTAKFSALLDKPEMKKMDLIVGPVYSSHNEILAEFAWKNQINVVNPFANSNSLIENNNYVYLFQPSVETQAFKIAGYVGKADTARNNAIILYGESVKDSLLAHAYRDTIERMDYEIAAFRKVKKSSVKDIKELLGDSLLMTKVSHLFVPSSEQIVAATVVSSLDVLRMDIPVIGYAEWLNVQLMSFDQLERRQVHFIMPEYMDYGSKKVKKFKKAYVKKMDIYPSSYAFQGYELMSAFGNYLGKYGNMFNEDLQKCGRTDGKVMGAVDFSCSNSNQVVPLIKFQNSFLGPVTSVKKPLPSPEVSEDKKTKRKR